One part of the Triplophysa rosa linkage group LG5, Trosa_1v2, whole genome shotgun sequence genome encodes these proteins:
- the LOC130554571 gene encoding tripartite motif-containing protein 16-like protein → MAEGSFYQDKFSCPVCLDLLKDPVTIPCGHSFCMDCITECWNQDDHTGVYRCPQCRHTFTPRPALYKNVMFADLVQDLKKTKLRPKRKTAGPSNCLAGPEDVECDKCTGRKHKAVKSCLVCHESYCQTHFKLHEEFHSVKRHKVTDASGHLKTMMCSQHGRLLEVFCRTDQQCICLLCVVGKHKNHDTISATAERTEKQALLGETQRKIQQRIQEREDELQEVRDAVDSHKRSAQTAVEDSERIFAELIRFIERRSSEVTQLIRDQEKAAVSRAEGLLERLEQEIVDLRRRDAELEQLSHTDNHIHFLQSFQSVSVALNCTVSGNISPLLSFDDVRKSVSQLKEKLQNFCREEIKSLPNRVTHIRIHSDEHKTREEFLRYANQFTLDSNTVYKHLRLSDGNRTATNTDTDHHQYLDHPDRFDHWWQVLCKESVSGRCYWEVEWSGDEGVLISVAYKSISRKGNGYECLFGGNNQSWSLLCSPSKYSFVHNNKWTKLPVSSSSYRIGVYVDYRAGTLSFYSVSEKMTLIHKVQTTFTQPLYPGFLVKNKSTVKL, encoded by the exons ATGGCAGAAGGCAGCTTTTATCAAGACAAGTTCAGCTGCCCTGTATGTTTGGACTTACTGAAGGATCCAGTGACCATACCATGCGGACACAGTTTCTGTATGGATTGTATCACAGAATGCTGGAATCAGGATGATCACACTGGAGTTTATAGATGCCCTCAGTGCAGACACACATTCACTCCAAGACCCGCTTTATATAAGAACGTGATGTTTGCTGATCTGGTGCAGGACCTGAAAAAGACGAAACTTAGGCCAAAGCGTAAAACTGCTGGTCCTTCTAACTGTCTCGCCGGACCTGAAGATGTGGAGTGTGACAAATGTACTGGGAGAAAACACAAAGCTGTTAAATCCTGTCTAGTCTGTCATGAATCTTACTGTCAGACTCACTTTAAACTGCACGAGGAGTTTCACTCGGTTAAACGGCACAAGGTAACTGATGCAAGTGGACACCTAAAGACTATGATGTGTTCTCAACACGGCAGATTGTTAGAGGTTTTCTGTCGTACCGACCAGCAGTGCATTTGTTTGCTATGTGTGGTGGGCAAACATAAAAACCACGATACTATATCAGCTACAGCAGAAAGGACCGAGAAACAG GCACTTTTAGGAGAGACGCAAAGAAAAATTCAGCAGAGAATCCAAGAGAGAGAGGATGAGCTTCAGGAGGTGAGAGACGCTGTGGATTCTCATAAG CGCTCTGCACAGACGGCAGTGGAGGACAGTGAGAGGATCTTTGCTGAGCTGATCCGCTTCATTGAGAGACGTAGCTCTGAGGTGACACAGCTGATCAGAGATCAGGAAAAGGCAGCGGTGAGTCGAGCGGAGGGTCTCTTGGAGCGACTGGAGCAGGAGATTGTTGATCTGAGGAGGAGAGATGCTGAACTGGAGCAGCTTTCACACACAGACAATCACATCCATTTCCTGCAG aGTTTTCAATCGGTCTCTGTAGCTCTTAACTGCACAGTCTCGGGCAACATCAGTCCTCTGCTCTCTTTTGATGATGTAAGAAAATCGGTCTCTCAACTGAAAGAAAAACTGCAGAATTTCTGTAGAGAGGAGATAAAAAGTTTGCCTAATAGAG ttACACATATCAGAATTCATTCCGATGAACACAAGACCAGGGAAGAGTTTCTGCGAT ACGCCAATCAGTTCACACTGGATTCAAACACTGTGTATAAACATCTTCGTCTGTCAGATGGGAACAGAACAGCTACCAACACTGATACAGACCATCATCAGTATCTTGATCATCCCGACAGATTTGATCACTGGTGGCAGGTGTTGTGTAAAGAGAGTGTCAGTGGACGCTGTTACTGGGAGGTTGAGTGGAGTGGGGATGAAGGTGTGTTAATTTCAGTGGCATATAAGAGCATCAGCAGAAAGGGAAATGGTTATGAGTGTTTATTTGGAGGGAATAATCAGTCCTGGAGTTTGCTCTGCTCTCCCTCTAAATACTCATTTGTGCACAACAATAAATGGACTAAACTCCCTGTGTCCTCCAGCAGTTATAGAATAGGAGTGTATGTTGATTACAGAGCGGGGACTCTGTCTTTCTACAGCGTTTCTGAAAAGATGACACTCATCCACAAAGTCCAGACAACGTTCACTCAACCTCTCTACCCTGGGTTTCTTGTCAAAaacaaatctacagtaaaaTTGTAG